The Nocardioides zeae genome includes the window GGCCGCGACCCCGGGGCCGAGCTGCGCCAGATCCGCACCCTGGTGGCCCACCGGGTCGCCGCGATCGTCGTCGCGGGTTCCGGCTTCGTCGACGCCGCCGTCGAGGAGCCCGCGCGCCGCGAGCTCGAGCGCTACGCCGCGAACGGCGGTCGTGTCGCCGTCATCGGGCGCCACCACCTGGGGGCCGACGCCGTGCTCCCGCCCAACGAGGAGGGTGGGCGGGCGGTCGCCGAGCACCTGCTCGCGCTGGGCCACCGGCAGATCGCCGTCATCACCGGCTCCCCCGTGCTCACCACCGTCGCCGACCGGCTCGCCGGGGTGCACGCCGCGCTCGCCGACGCCGGTCTCGACCCGGCCGCCGCGCCGGTGGTGGAGGGACCCTTCACCCGGGACGGCGGCCGCGAGTGCGCCCGGCGGGTGCTGGCCGAGCACCCGGGGACCACCGCGATCCTGGCCCTCAACGACGACATGGCGATCGGCTGCCTCTCGGTGCTGCGCGAGGCGGGGGTCGCGGTGCCCGACCGGATGGCCGTCACCGGCTTCGACGACGTCGCCGTCGCCGTCGACCTCAACCCGTCGCTCACCACGTTCCGCCTGCCCATGGCACAGATGGGCGAGGCCGCCCTCACCCTGGCGCTCAAGGAGCCGACGTCGCGGCCCCGCCGCCACCACGTGGTCGGCGAGCTGGTCGTGCGCGGGTCGACCGCCGTCACGGCTCCGGCGGCGGCCGGAGCGGCTACGCCCTGACGCGTGCCCGCAGCCCGTCGAGGATGATCCCGAGCCCGACGGCGAAGTCGGCGCCACCGCGCGGGAGGTCCTCGATCGCGCCGGCGCTGGCGGCCTGGAGCTGGGTCTGCTCGTCGGTGGCGTGCCCGAAGACGAAGTGGAGCAGCGTGCGCGCCCCGATCTCGGGCAGCTCGTGCCGCTCGACCCCGGTGTCCGCGCCGGGGGCGCGGCGCAGCGCGGCGACGAGGGCCTCGTACGGCGTCGACGCACCGAGGCCGAAGGACCACACCGTCGCCACCAGCTCCGCGCCGTCGCGGTAGGCCAGCGTGGCGTCGCGCACCCAGGCACAGATGCCCGCGACCTGCTCGTCCCACGGCGCGTCGGGAGCGGTCGGCAGGAGCGTGCGCTCCAGGATCTCGTCGGCGACCGCCGCGAGGAGGGCCTGCTTGCTCGGGAAGTGGTGGTAGAGCGCGCTCGGCTGCACGCCCAGCTCGGTGCCGAGGCGACGCATCGACAGGTCGGCGAGGCCGAACCGGTCCAGCACCTCGACGGCGCGGGCGACGACCGTCTCGCGGTGGTAGCGCACTGCTGCCATCTCTCCCCCTCGGTTGACCGGACTGCGGGTCGACCCTAACCTGAACGCCGTTCACCTGGCCACGGGCCGGGTCAGGAGCCCCAGGAGCACGCCCATGACGACCGACGCCGCGACGAACGCCGACGCGACCCACGAGTCCGCCCGGACACCGCGGGGCACCGCGACCGACCTCGCCCTCATCGCCGCGTTCGCCGCCCTCATCGCGGCCCTCACCTACCTCGGCGCGATCCCGGTCGGCGGCGCCGGCGTGCCGGTCACGCTGCAGACCTTCGGCGTGATGCTGGCCGGCTGCCTCCTCGGCCCGGTCCGCGGCCTCCTCGCGGTGCTGCTCTACCTGGGCCTCGGCTTCGTCGGCCTCCCCGTCTTCGCGGAGCACACCGGGGGCATCGGCGTGCTCTCCCAGCCCAGCGCGGGCTACCTGCTCTCCTTCCCGCTGGCCGCCCTGGTCGGCGGGCTCCTGGTGACGTACGCCGCGGGGAACGCCGGCAAGACCCGCGCGCTCGTCGTGTTCGCGTGCTCGCTGGCCGCGAGCGTCCTCGTCATCCACCCGATGGGCATCGTCGGCCTCATGGTCCAGCTCGACATGACCTTCGTCGAGGCCTTCAAGATCGACGTGGTCTACTGGATCGGCGACCTGCTGAAGACCGCGCTCGTCGCGCTCATCGCCGCCGAGGTGCACCGGGCCTTCCCGCGTCTCCTCCGCGGTCGCTGACGGCCGGGCCGAACGGGAGGGAGCGACCGCGGTGGCGCTGATCCGGCTCGACGCCGCGGGCGTGACGGTGCCGGGCCCGCCCGCCGAGCGCACGATCCTCGCGCCCACGTCGCTGGAGCTGACGGAACGTCGCATCGGCGTGGTCGGCGGGAACGGTTCGGGCAAGTCGACCCTCGTGCGGCTGCTCAACGGGCTCGTCGCCCCGACCACGGGGCGGGTGCTCCTCGACGACCTGGACGTCGCCCGCCGCGGCGCGGCGGTGCGGCGGCGGGTGGGGTTCTGCTTCACCGATCCCGCGGCCCAGCTCGTGATGCCGACCTGCGTCGAGGACGTCGAGCTCTCCCTCCGGCGCACCGTCCGCGACCGCGCCGCCCGACGGGCCGCGGCGATGGACGTGCTCGACCGCTTCGGCCTCGCTCACCTCGCCGACGTCAGCGTCCACGCGCTCTCCGGCGGTCAGCGCCAGCTGCTCGCGCTCGCCGGGGTGCTCGCCACCGGGCCCGACGTGCTCGTCACCGACGAGCCGACGACCCTCCTCGACCTGCGCAACACCCGACTGGTGGCGACGACCCTGTTCGACCTCGACGTGCAGCTCGTGCTCGTCACCCACGACCTCGACCTCGCCGCCCGCTGCGAGCGCGTGCTCGTGGTCGAGGACGGCGCCGTCGTGGCGGACGGGCCGGCCGAGGCGTCGATCGCGGCGTACGTCGCGTCGGTCGAGGCGGGCGAGGTCGGCGGGTCCGGCCGGTGAGCCGCGGGATCGCCGTCGGTCTCTACCAGCCGGGCGCGACGCCGCTGCACCGCCTGCCCCCCGGGCCGAAGGTGGTGGGCCTGGCCGTCGCCAGCGTCACCATCGTCGCGGTGCGCAGCATGCCGGCGTCCTTCGGCTTCCTCGCCGTTGCGCTGGGCCTCGCGCTCCTGACCGGGGTGAGCCTGCGCCTGCTGGTGCGCAGCACGCGACCGGTGCTCGTCGCCGCCGTCGTCGTCGCCGCCTTCCAGTGGTGGTTCTACGGCCGGGACAAGGCGATCGAGACGCTGGTCGACCTCGTCGCGCTCGCCGTGCTGGCGCTGTGCCTCACGGCGAGCACACCGGTCAACGCGATGCTCGACGCGGTCGTGCGCTGGCTCGGGCCGTTCCGGCGGTTCGGCGTCGTGCCGGAGCGCGTCTCCCTCGCGTTCGCGCTCGCCATCGCCGCCCTGCCGGGCATGGTCGAGCTGGCCCTCGAGACGCGTGATGCCGCCCGGGCCCGGGGGCTCGGACGGCATCCACGCAGCTATCTCACGCCGTTCGTCGTGCGGGTCGTCGGCCGCGCCCAGGAGACGGGGGACGCGCTCCAGGCCCGCGGCCTCGGCGACTGAGCACTCAGGCGACGGCGGCCGCGGGAGCGTTCTCGACGAGCTCGGTCAGCACGGCCAGCGCGTCGACGACGAGCTGGTCGTCCCCCGACAGGTCCGGGGTCGTCGGCGTGGCCGACAGCCCCTTCTCGACGACGAGCCCGCCGGCGATCACGGCGGACTTGCGGGCCTCGTCGTGGGCCCACACGCCGCCGTACCGGCCGAAGGAGGCGCCGACGACGGCGAACGGCTTGTCCTTGATGGCGCCGGCCGCGTAGGGCCGCGAGGCCCAGTCGATGACGTTGGCGAGCACGGCGGGCATGCGGCCGTTGTACTCCGGCGTCACGAAGAGCACGCGGTCGGCGGCGGCGATGCGCTCGCGGACGCGCTGCACGGCCTCCGGCGCACCGGCGGCGTCGACGTCGTCGTCGTAGAACGGCAGGTCGCCGAGGCCGTCGACGATGTCGACCTCGACGCCCTCGGGGGCGCGGTCGCGGAGCGCCTCGGCCAGGCGGCGGTTGACGGAGCCGGTGCGGACGCTGCCGACGAGGGCGGCGACGCGGACGGGAGCGGTCATGGTGGTCCTCCAGGGGACGCGAGTCGGTGGGTGAGGTCTGGCGCAATGAACGGACCACGGTCCGATTCCATTCCGGACCATAGTCCGCATCAGGTCGCGTCGTCTACCCTGGACCCCGTGACCCCGCACTCCGCGCCCGTCGGGCACCCCGACCCGGTCCTGGCGCTGCTGCCCATGGCCGAGGCGCCGCGCGTGCGGTCGGACGCGGCGCGCAACCGCGACACCCTGCTCTGCACCGCGGCGCGGATGGTCGCCGAGGAGGGCGCGGCCGCCGTGACGA containing:
- a CDS encoding biotin transporter BioY, which translates into the protein MTTDAATNADATHESARTPRGTATDLALIAAFAALIAALTYLGAIPVGGAGVPVTLQTFGVMLAGCLLGPVRGLLAVLLYLGLGFVGLPVFAEHTGGIGVLSQPSAGYLLSFPLAALVGGLLVTYAAGNAGKTRALVVFACSLAASVLVIHPMGIVGLMVQLDMTFVEAFKIDVVYWIGDLLKTALVALIAAEVHRAFPRLLRGR
- a CDS encoding energy-coupling factor ABC transporter ATP-binding protein, whose amino-acid sequence is MALIRLDAAGVTVPGPPAERTILAPTSLELTERRIGVVGGNGSGKSTLVRLLNGLVAPTTGRVLLDDLDVARRGAAVRRRVGFCFTDPAAQLVMPTCVEDVELSLRRTVRDRAARRAAAMDVLDRFGLAHLADVSVHALSGGQRQLLALAGVLATGPDVLVTDEPTTLLDLRNTRLVATTLFDLDVQLVLVTHDLDLAARCERVLVVEDGAVVADGPAEASIAAYVASVEAGEVGGSGR
- a CDS encoding NADPH-dependent FMN reductase, coding for MTAPVRVAALVGSVRTGSVNRRLAEALRDRAPEGVEVDIVDGLGDLPFYDDDVDAAGAPEAVQRVRERIAAADRVLFVTPEYNGRMPAVLANVIDWASRPYAAGAIKDKPFAVVGASFGRYGGVWAHDEARKSAVIAGGLVVEKGLSATPTTPDLSGDDQLVVDALAVLTELVENAPAAAVA
- a CDS encoding TetR family transcriptional regulator, which gives rise to MAAVRYHRETVVARAVEVLDRFGLADLSMRRLGTELGVQPSALYHHFPSKQALLAAVADEILERTLLPTAPDAPWDEQVAGICAWVRDATLAYRDGAELVATVWSFGLGASTPYEALVAALRRAPGADTGVERHELPEIGARTLLHFVFGHATDEQTQLQAASAGAIEDLPRGGADFAVGLGIILDGLRARVRA
- a CDS encoding energy-coupling factor transporter transmembrane component T family protein, which gives rise to MSRGIAVGLYQPGATPLHRLPPGPKVVGLAVASVTIVAVRSMPASFGFLAVALGLALLTGVSLRLLVRSTRPVLVAAVVVAAFQWWFYGRDKAIETLVDLVALAVLALCLTASTPVNAMLDAVVRWLGPFRRFGVVPERVSLAFALAIAALPGMVELALETRDAARARGLGRHPRSYLTPFVVRVVGRAQETGDALQARGLGD
- a CDS encoding LacI family DNA-binding transcriptional regulator, which codes for MAATEGGPRLIDVARAAGVSIATASRALAGTPGVRPAVAEAVRRQADELGYVANVHARTLAGGHSRTVGLVVHEIGDPYFSEIASGLLRLADTEGLSLQICHTGRDPGAELRQIRTLVAHRVAAIVVAGSGFVDAAVEEPARRELERYAANGGRVAVIGRHHLGADAVLPPNEEGGRAVAEHLLALGHRQIAVITGSPVLTTVADRLAGVHAALADAGLDPAAAPVVEGPFTRDGGRECARRVLAEHPGTTAILALNDDMAIGCLSVLREAGVAVPDRMAVTGFDDVAVAVDLNPSLTTFRLPMAQMGEAALTLALKEPTSRPRRHHVVGELVVRGSTAVTAPAAAGAATP